In Agromyces sp. 3263, a single genomic region encodes these proteins:
- the ribA gene encoding GTP cyclohydrolase II — MSLATIPEVLEALRAGKPVLVADDEARENEGDAIMAAEFATQEWIAWMVRHTSGFLCAPMPNALADRLELPLMTERNEDLRGTAYTISVDAADRTSTGISAADRAHTLRVLADPASTPDRLIRPGHVIPLRAVDGGVRERAGHTEAAVDLMRLAGLSPVGVIGEIVADDGEMMRLPGLIELGARDGLPVTTVAALVAWLNEWHADVDDAGAGPVAVPESSRVAFEVETSLPTDHGVFTVRAYRDRSTGADHVAIIHGDPANDAAGAVVRVHSECLTGEAFGSLKCECGPQLDAALDEIQARDGVVVYLRGHEGRGIGLINKLRAYRLQEDGLDTLDANLALGLPVDARDYGAATAILTDLGIDTVRLLTNNPDKVRQLESHGIRVAERLPLVVGVGAVNEGYLDTKRRRMGHAIDDQQLTDAAAETLLEGHAS, encoded by the coding sequence ATGAGCCTCGCCACGATCCCCGAGGTGCTCGAGGCGCTCCGTGCGGGCAAGCCCGTGCTCGTGGCCGACGACGAGGCGCGCGAGAACGAGGGCGACGCCATCATGGCCGCCGAGTTCGCCACGCAGGAGTGGATCGCGTGGATGGTGCGGCACACGAGCGGCTTCCTCTGCGCGCCCATGCCGAACGCTCTCGCCGACCGGCTCGAGCTGCCGCTCATGACCGAGCGGAACGAGGACCTGCGTGGCACGGCGTACACGATCTCGGTGGACGCGGCCGACCGCACCTCCACGGGCATCAGCGCCGCCGACCGCGCGCACACCCTGCGCGTGCTCGCCGACCCCGCGTCGACGCCCGATCGGCTCATCCGCCCGGGCCACGTCATTCCCCTGCGGGCGGTCGACGGCGGCGTGCGCGAACGCGCCGGCCACACCGAGGCGGCGGTCGACCTGATGCGCCTGGCCGGGCTCTCGCCCGTCGGCGTGATCGGCGAGATCGTGGCCGACGACGGCGAGATGATGCGGCTGCCCGGGCTGATCGAGTTGGGCGCCCGCGACGGACTGCCCGTGACCACGGTCGCGGCCCTCGTCGCCTGGCTGAACGAGTGGCACGCCGACGTCGACGACGCCGGCGCCGGCCCGGTCGCCGTGCCCGAGTCGTCGCGCGTCGCCTTCGAGGTCGAGACCTCGCTGCCGACCGACCACGGCGTGTTCACCGTTCGCGCGTACCGCGACCGCAGCACGGGCGCCGACCACGTGGCCATCATCCACGGCGACCCGGCGAACGACGCGGCCGGCGCGGTCGTGCGCGTGCACTCCGAGTGCCTGACCGGCGAGGCGTTCGGGTCGCTGAAGTGCGAGTGCGGCCCGCAGCTCGACGCCGCGCTCGACGAGATCCAGGCCCGCGACGGCGTCGTGGTCTACCTGCGGGGGCACGAGGGCCGCGGCATCGGGCTCATCAACAAGCTGCGCGCCTACCGTCTGCAGGAGGACGGCCTCGACACGCTCGACGCCAACCTGGCGCTGGGCCTCCCGGTCGACGCCCGCGACTACGGGGCCGCCACGGCGATCCTCACCGACCTCGGCATCGACACGGTGCGCCTGCTCACGAACAACCCCGACAAGGTGCGCCAGCTCGAGTCCCACGGCATCCGCGTCGCCGAGCGGCTCCCGCTCGTCGTCGGCGTGGGCGCCGTCAACGAGGGCTACCTCGACACCAAGCGTCGCCGCATGGGCCACGCCATCGACGATCAGCAGCTGACGGATGCCGCGGCTGAGACCCTCCTGGAAGGACACGCATCATGA
- the ribH gene encoding 6,7-dimethyl-8-ribityllumazine synthase produces MSGAGSPELDVDGTGLRVVIVAGSWHDEITNGLIDGATRTLEASGASFELVRVPGSFELPVVSKAALEAGADAVVALGVIIRGGTPHFEYVSAAATDGLTRVALDTGKPVGFGVLTLDDEQQGLDRAGLPGSKEDKGREAAEAAIATARAIRAVWR; encoded by the coding sequence ATGAGTGGAGCAGGCTCCCCCGAGCTCGACGTCGACGGCACCGGCCTCCGGGTGGTGATCGTCGCCGGCAGTTGGCACGACGAGATCACGAACGGGCTCATCGACGGCGCCACCCGAACCCTCGAGGCATCCGGCGCCTCGTTCGAGCTCGTGCGAGTGCCCGGCAGCTTCGAGCTGCCCGTCGTGTCGAAGGCGGCGCTCGAGGCGGGCGCCGACGCGGTCGTGGCGCTCGGCGTCATCATCCGCGGCGGCACGCCGCACTTCGAGTACGTCTCGGCAGCCGCGACCGACGGCCTCACCCGCGTCGCCCTCGACACCGGCAAGCCCGTCGGGTTCGGCGTGCTCACGCTCGACGACGAGCAGCAGGGCCTCGATCGTGCGGGCCTGCCGGGTTCCAAGGAGGACAAGGGTCGCGAGGCGGCCGAGGCCGCCATCGCGACGGCGCGGGCGATCCGCGCCGTCTGGCGGTGA
- a CDS encoding MFS transporter, whose amino-acid sequence MSSPTPAAATAATPVPANPRSRVVLASLIGTTIEFYDFYVYATAAVLVFPYLFFPPGDPTAALLASFAVFGAAMVARPLGAVIFGHLGDKHGRKATLVGALLTMGIATFLIGVLPTYAMVGWLAPLLLVILRIAQGFALGGEWSGAALVATENAPAGKRAWYGTFPQLGAPIGFIIANGLFLVIAAVLPSEDPSMPSQAFLDWGWRIPFLFSAVMVIVGLWVRLRLVESTAFSKASKAGKLAKLPLASVFRNHWKQLILGTFFMLATYVLFYLMTTFSLAYGRSPVEPPEGAQPGLGYSYNTFVLMLIAGVVFFGIFTLVSGPWADRWGRRRTLIWVTLGIIVFGLIWVPLLGAGFWGVMLWLIVGFSLMGLTFGPMGALLPELFPTNVRYTGSGIAYNVSSILGAAVAPFIGTALWAAGGGSPFWVGVYLSVMAVLTLIALLLSKETKDVDYEAAGDAETELAEGQAEAASL is encoded by the coding sequence ATGTCCTCACCCACCCCAGCGGCCGCGACGGCCGCCACCCCGGTTCCCGCCAACCCGCGCAGCCGTGTCGTGCTCGCGAGCCTCATCGGCACGACGATCGAGTTCTACGACTTCTACGTCTACGCCACGGCGGCGGTGCTGGTCTTCCCCTACCTCTTCTTCCCGCCCGGTGACCCCACCGCGGCCCTGCTCGCGTCGTTCGCGGTCTTCGGCGCGGCCATGGTCGCCCGCCCGCTCGGTGCCGTCATCTTCGGGCACCTCGGCGACAAGCACGGACGCAAGGCGACCCTCGTCGGCGCCCTGCTCACCATGGGCATCGCCACGTTCCTCATCGGCGTGCTGCCGACCTACGCGATGGTCGGCTGGCTCGCACCACTGCTCCTCGTGATCCTCCGCATCGCGCAGGGCTTCGCGCTCGGCGGCGAGTGGTCGGGCGCCGCGCTCGTGGCCACCGAGAACGCCCCCGCCGGCAAGCGCGCCTGGTACGGCACCTTCCCGCAGCTCGGGGCACCGATCGGCTTCATCATCGCGAACGGCCTCTTCCTGGTGATCGCCGCGGTCCTGCCGTCCGAGGACCCGTCGATGCCGTCGCAGGCCTTCCTCGACTGGGGCTGGCGCATCCCGTTCCTGTTCTCGGCCGTTATGGTGATCGTGGGCCTCTGGGTGCGGCTGCGGCTCGTCGAGTCCACCGCGTTCTCCAAGGCGTCGAAGGCCGGCAAGCTCGCGAAGCTGCCGCTCGCCAGCGTGTTCCGCAACCACTGGAAGCAGCTCATCCTCGGCACCTTCTTCATGCTGGCGACCTACGTGCTCTTCTACCTGATGACCACGTTCTCGCTGGCGTACGGCCGTTCGCCCGTCGAGCCGCCCGAGGGCGCGCAGCCCGGACTCGGCTACTCGTACAACACCTTCGTGCTCATGCTCATCGCCGGCGTGGTGTTCTTCGGCATCTTCACCCTCGTGTCCGGCCCCTGGGCCGACCGCTGGGGTCGCCGGCGCACGCTCATCTGGGTCACGCTCGGCATCATCGTCTTCGGCCTCATCTGGGTGCCCCTGCTCGGCGCCGGCTTCTGGGGCGTCATGCTCTGGCTCATCGTCGGCTTCTCGCTCATGGGGCTCACGTTCGGGCCGATGGGCGCGCTGCTGCCCGAGCTGTTTCCCACGAACGTGCGCTACACGGGCTCGGGCATCGCCTACAACGTCTCGTCGATCCTCGGTGCCGCGGTGGCGCCGTTCATCGGCACGGCGCTCTGGGCCGCCGGCGGCGGCAGCCCCTTCTGGGTGGGTGTCTACCTCTCGGTCATGGCGGTCCTCACGTTGATCGCCCTGCTGCTCTCCAAGGAGACGAAGGACGTCGACTACGAGGCCGCCGGCGACGCTGAGACCGAGCTCGCCGAGGGCCAGGCCGAGGCCGCCAGCCTGTAG
- a CDS encoding ABC transporter permease produces the protein MTDVTQRQRAQSGARRRPVRSLYSGNARAVMLRGWRATRSTNWLVVVSGFFEPIFYLLAMGIGLGTLVGDLTAASGQVVPYAAFIAPALMAVAAMNGAIYDSTWNVFFKIRFAKLYEGMLSTSLGPLDVALGEILLALLRGALYAVGFQLVMQVLGLNLSWWALLAVPAVLLIAFGFASLGMAITSYMKSFQQMDWINFVLLPMFLFSATFYPIKVYPEWLQRVIEALPLWHGVELVRGLTTGDVGWGLLWHVLYYVVMIAIGLVFTTRRLRALFLD, from the coding sequence ATGACCGACGTCACGCAGCGCCAGCGTGCGCAGTCCGGCGCCCGGCGCCGGCCGGTGCGCTCGCTCTACTCCGGCAACGCCAGGGCGGTCATGCTCCGGGGCTGGCGCGCCACCCGCAGCACGAACTGGCTGGTGGTGGTCAGCGGCTTCTTCGAGCCGATCTTCTACCTGCTCGCCATGGGCATCGGGCTCGGCACGCTCGTGGGCGATCTGACCGCGGCGAGCGGTCAGGTCGTGCCCTACGCCGCGTTCATCGCGCCCGCGCTGATGGCCGTGGCGGCCATGAACGGCGCGATCTACGACTCGACGTGGAACGTGTTCTTCAAGATCCGGTTCGCGAAGCTCTACGAGGGCATGCTCTCCACCTCGCTCGGCCCCCTCGACGTGGCCCTCGGCGAGATCCTGCTCGCGCTCCTGCGCGGCGCGCTCTACGCCGTCGGGTTCCAGCTCGTCATGCAGGTGCTCGGGCTCAACCTGTCGTGGTGGGCGCTCCTCGCCGTACCCGCCGTGCTGCTCATCGCCTTCGGGTTCGCGAGCCTCGGCATGGCGATCACGAGCTACATGAAGTCGTTCCAGCAGATGGACTGGATCAACTTCGTGCTGTTGCCGATGTTCCTCTTCTCGGCCACGTTCTACCCGATCAAAGTCTACCCCGAGTGGCTGCAGCGCGTCATCGAGGCCCTGCCCCTCTGGCACGGCGTCGAACTCGTACGCGGGCTCACGACCGGCGACGTCGGCTGGGGCCTGCTCTGGCACGTGCTCTACTACGTCGTCATGATCGCGATCGGCCTCGTCTTCACGACCCGCCGGCTCCGGGCGCTCTTCCTCGACTGA
- a CDS encoding ABC transporter permease yields the protein MTERLSVVSTDPATARAIAGGRRTRRFGAWYVALHRFRVMKSYTGTVVVAGIGNPLVYLYALGVGLATIVDVDLEGVSYLVFVAPALLASAAITVASEEFTYPIMLGYKWNPTFTGMSASPLRPTQIVDGIVISVAVRMTVNLVLFLLLILVFGAAPSPVAVGMIVAGLLGGLAFGTVLMGYTSTLEEDTGQLAMVMRFVVLPMTLFSGTFFPLSTFPIWLQWIGWISPLWHSTELARVFSFGYAEPIWLSVVHVVYLVVLIAVGWAWARRIAVRRLGR from the coding sequence ATGACCGAACGACTCTCGGTCGTGTCGACCGACCCGGCCACCGCGCGCGCGATCGCCGGCGGGCGCCGGACCCGCCGCTTCGGCGCCTGGTACGTGGCGCTGCACCGGTTCCGGGTGATGAAGAGCTACACCGGTACCGTCGTCGTCGCCGGCATCGGCAACCCGCTGGTCTACCTCTATGCGCTCGGCGTCGGCCTCGCGACGATCGTCGACGTCGACCTCGAGGGCGTCAGCTACCTCGTGTTCGTCGCACCCGCGCTGCTCGCGAGCGCCGCCATCACGGTGGCCAGTGAGGAGTTCACCTACCCGATCATGCTCGGGTACAAGTGGAATCCCACCTTCACCGGCATGAGCGCCTCGCCCCTGCGCCCCACCCAGATCGTCGACGGCATCGTCATCTCGGTGGCGGTGCGCATGACGGTGAACCTCGTGCTGTTCCTCCTGCTCATCCTCGTGTTCGGCGCCGCGCCGTCGCCGGTGGCGGTCGGCATGATCGTCGCCGGCCTCCTCGGCGGGCTCGCCTTCGGCACGGTGCTCATGGGCTACACGTCGACCCTCGAGGAGGACACCGGGCAGCTCGCCATGGTGATGCGCTTCGTGGTGCTGCCCATGACGCTGTTCTCGGGCACCTTCTTCCCGCTGTCCACGTTCCCGATCTGGCTGCAGTGGATCGGGTGGATCTCGCCGCTGTGGCACAGCACCGAGCTGGCGCGGGTGTTCTCCTTCGGGTACGCCGAGCCGATCTGGCTCAGCGTCGTGCACGTCGTCTACCTCGTCGTGCTCATCGCGGTGGGGTGGGCCTGGGCTCGCCGCATCGCCGTGCGGAGGCTCGGACGATGA
- a CDS encoding ATP-binding cassette domain-containing protein, with protein sequence MPAPVIVAQDLVKRYGEFAAVDGISFEVAPGESFGLLGPNGAGKSTTMRMVGAVSTRTSGDLAILGLDPDTHGPEIRSQLGVVPQADNLDAELRVRENLLVYGRYFGMPGRLVAKRADELLAFAQLEDKGKAKVDSLSGGMKRRLTIARALINDPRVLLLDEPTTGLDPQARHILWDRLFRLKEQGTTLLLTTHYMDEAEQLCDRLVVVDKGAIMAEGTPADLIRRYSSREVLEVRFGSDRNSEVAERLAGIGDRMEVLPDRILVYSDSGEAELVRITDAGFRPITSLVRRSSLEDVFLRLTGRSLIE encoded by the coding sequence GTGCCAGCACCTGTCATCGTCGCCCAGGACCTCGTGAAGCGCTATGGCGAGTTCGCCGCGGTCGACGGCATCTCCTTCGAGGTGGCGCCCGGCGAGTCGTTCGGTCTGCTCGGGCCCAACGGTGCCGGCAAGTCGACCACGATGCGCATGGTCGGCGCGGTCTCCACGCGCACGTCGGGCGACCTGGCGATCCTCGGGCTCGACCCCGACACGCACGGGCCCGAGATCCGGTCGCAACTGGGCGTCGTGCCGCAGGCCGACAACCTCGACGCCGAGCTGCGCGTGCGCGAGAACCTGCTCGTCTACGGCCGCTACTTCGGCATGCCGGGCCGCCTCGTCGCGAAGCGCGCCGACGAGCTGCTCGCGTTCGCCCAGCTGGAGGACAAGGGCAAGGCCAAGGTCGACTCGCTCTCGGGCGGCATGAAGCGGCGGCTCACCATCGCGCGGGCGCTCATCAACGACCCACGGGTGCTGCTGCTCGACGAACCCACCACCGGTCTCGACCCGCAGGCCAGGCACATCCTCTGGGACCGCCTGTTCCGGCTGAAGGAGCAGGGCACCACGCTGCTCCTCACCACCCACTACATGGACGAGGCCGAGCAGCTCTGCGATCGGCTCGTCGTGGTCGACAAGGGCGCCATCATGGCCGAGGGCACGCCGGCCGACCTCATCCGCCGCTACTCCTCCCGCGAGGTGCTCGAGGTGCGGTTCGGCAGCGACCGCAACAGCGAGGTGGCCGAGCGCCTCGCCGGCATCGGTGACCGCATGGAGGTGCTGCCCGACCGCATCCTCGTGTACAGCGACAGCGGCGAGGCCGAGCTGGTGCGCATCACCGATGCCGGCTTCCGCCCCATCACGAGCCTCGTGCGCCGCTCGAGCCTCGAAGACGTCTTCCTCCGCCTGACCGGACGGAGCCTCATCGAATGA
- a CDS encoding pseudouridine-5'-phosphate glycosidase — MQTLTPAIRVSDEVRAAIDAGAPVLALESTILSHGLPAPRNLEVGLAAERQVRDAGVVPATIGVVDGIAVVGLSPAEIERLCTPGDVVKASVRDLPIARAKGLDGGTTVAATAWLAHRAGVRVMSTGGLGGVHRGASETFDESADLGTLATTPITLVSAGVKSILDIGATLERLETLNVPVVGYRTNRFPGFYVADSGFALDYRIESAADAAALAHARDELGLSSAVLVANPVDEEQQLDPAFHDRVLAEALAAASDAGITGHDTTPFLLDHMQRATGGRSLEVNLAVYRGNVALGAEIARAIAG; from the coding sequence ATGCAGACCCTGACGCCGGCGATCCGCGTGTCCGATGAGGTGCGCGCCGCCATCGACGCGGGCGCTCCCGTGCTGGCGCTCGAGTCGACGATCCTGAGCCACGGCCTCCCCGCCCCGCGCAACCTCGAGGTCGGGCTGGCGGCCGAGCGACAGGTGCGCGACGCCGGGGTGGTGCCCGCCACGATCGGCGTCGTCGACGGCATCGCGGTCGTGGGGCTCTCCCCCGCCGAGATCGAGCGGCTCTGCACCCCGGGCGACGTGGTGAAGGCGAGCGTGCGCGACCTGCCCATCGCCCGGGCCAAGGGCCTCGACGGCGGCACGACCGTGGCGGCGACGGCGTGGCTCGCGCACCGCGCCGGCGTCCGCGTCATGTCGACCGGAGGGCTCGGCGGCGTGCATCGCGGGGCGAGTGAGACGTTCGACGAGTCGGCCGACCTGGGCACGCTGGCGACAACGCCGATCACGCTCGTGAGCGCGGGCGTCAAGTCGATCCTCGACATCGGCGCGACCCTCGAGCGCCTCGAGACGCTCAACGTGCCGGTCGTCGGCTACCGCACGAATCGGTTCCCCGGCTTCTACGTCGCCGACTCGGGCTTCGCACTCGACTACCGCATCGAGAGCGCAGCGGATGCCGCGGCGCTGGCGCACGCGCGCGACGAGCTCGGCCTCTCCTCGGCGGTGCTGGTGGCGAACCCGGTCGACGAGGAGCAGCAGCTCGACCCCGCGTTCCACGACCGGGTGCTCGCCGAGGCGCTGGCCGCGGCATCCGACGCCGGCATCACCGGGCACGACACCACGCCGTTCCTGCTCGACCACATGCAGCGGGCGACCGGCGGGCGGAGCCTCGAGGTCAACCTCGCGGTGTACCGCGGCAACGTCGCGCTCGGGGCGGAGATCGCGCGTGCCATCGCCGGATGA
- a CDS encoding PfkB family carbohydrate kinase — translation MPSPDEREPAASAGVLAVVGDLVEDVVVWASEPVRAATDTAARVFRARGGSAANVAALAARLVPARFIGRVGSDAAGEALMTELAAAGVDVRVQREGRTGTVVLLVDPDGERSMFPDRGASADLAHVDDRWLDGVAWLHVPAYGLELEPMRGECVRLAGVAHSAGARVSVDASSTGLLSALGVGSAIGLIRAMRADVCFANEDEAALLGLAGGGAVAASVAPVVVVKHGPLPTDVIVAGELAERVDVAPVSGIRDLTGAGDAFAAGFLAATLQGADAAAACLAGHAAAASVLTSPGAHAPTAATAPAAAEVAARHPST, via the coding sequence GTGCCATCGCCGGATGAGCGCGAGCCGGCGGCATCGGCCGGGGTGCTCGCCGTGGTCGGTGACCTCGTCGAGGACGTCGTCGTGTGGGCTTCGGAGCCGGTGCGCGCCGCGACCGATACGGCGGCACGAGTGTTCCGCGCCCGGGGCGGGAGCGCCGCGAACGTCGCCGCCCTCGCCGCACGGCTCGTGCCGGCGCGCTTCATCGGTCGGGTGGGGTCGGATGCCGCGGGCGAGGCGCTCATGACCGAGCTGGCCGCGGCCGGGGTCGACGTGCGCGTGCAACGCGAGGGGCGCACGGGCACGGTCGTGCTCCTCGTCGACCCCGACGGCGAGCGCTCCATGTTCCCCGACCGCGGCGCCTCCGCCGACTTGGCCCACGTCGACGACCGGTGGCTCGACGGGGTGGCCTGGCTGCACGTGCCGGCCTACGGGCTCGAGCTGGAGCCCATGCGCGGCGAGTGCGTCCGCCTCGCGGGTGTCGCCCACTCGGCGGGAGCCCGCGTCTCGGTCGACGCCTCCTCGACCGGGCTGCTGTCGGCGCTCGGCGTCGGGTCGGCGATCGGCCTGATCCGGGCGATGCGCGCCGACGTGTGCTTCGCGAACGAGGACGAGGCCGCGCTGCTCGGCCTCGCCGGCGGCGGCGCGGTCGCGGCATCCGTCGCACCCGTGGTCGTGGTCAAGCACGGGCCGCTGCCGACCGACGTGATCGTCGCCGGCGAGCTCGCCGAGCGGGTGGACGTGGCGCCGGTCTCCGGCATCCGCGATCTCACGGGCGCCGGCGACGCGTTCGCCGCCGGCTTCCTCGCTGCGACGCTGCAGGGGGCTGATGCCGCGGCGGCGTGCCTCGCGGGTCATGCCGCCGCGGCCTCCGTGCTCACGAGCCCGGGCGCCCACGCACCGACCGCGGCGACCGCGCCGGCCGCCGCCGAGGTCGCGGCGAGGCATCCGTCAACCTGA
- a CDS encoding ABC transporter ATP-binding protein, with the protein MSTTQTPTPARRSSFGRRGTPPTGPRATFRQLLPFIFEHRPVLIWVAVLSIIGAITSLAQPLLVAQVITIVEAGQPLGWIVWGLIALVIISGIISGYQHYLLQRTGEGVVLSSRKRLVAKLLRLPIAEFDTRRTGDLVSRVGSDTTMLRAALTQGLVEAIGGTVTFIGALIAMLIIDPVLLGLTVLVIAIAITTVTLLSGRVREASHQAQEKVGDVAASVERAISAVRTIRASGATEREIRSVDAAAEGAWEMGVRVAKVSALIVPVAGIAMQVSFLVVLGVGGFRVASGAITVADLVAFILFLFMMILPLGQAFGAVTSVNQALGALGRIQEILDLPDEDAHDRDLAPLAVMVGDANSAVRPDAPAIELDDVHFAYAATRQDPADPGNDSPDEHLPEPDVTARQPVLRGVSFHVPRGQRVALVGPSGAGKSTILALIERFYDPSVGEVRMGGLDLRTLDRHELRAQIGYVEQDAPVLAGSLRDNLKLGSPDATDAECEHVLRAVNLGSVLDRDPAGLDAAVGEDGIMLSGGERQRLAIARALLAAPPILLLDESTSSLDGLNERMMREAIDAVSAGRTLIVIAHRLSTVIDSDRIVVLDGGHVIGEGTHAELVDAVPLYRDLAAHQLLV; encoded by the coding sequence ATGAGCACCACGCAGACCCCCACCCCCGCCCGACGCAGTTCCTTCGGCCGGCGCGGAACCCCGCCGACCGGCCCGCGCGCCACGTTCCGGCAGCTGCTGCCATTCATCTTCGAGCACCGCCCCGTGCTCATCTGGGTCGCCGTGCTCTCGATCATCGGCGCCATCACGAGCCTCGCCCAGCCGCTGCTCGTCGCCCAGGTGATCACCATCGTGGAGGCCGGCCAGCCGCTCGGGTGGATCGTGTGGGGCCTCATCGCCCTCGTGATCATCAGCGGCATCATCTCGGGGTACCAGCACTACCTGCTGCAGCGCACCGGCGAGGGCGTCGTGCTCTCGAGCCGCAAGCGCCTCGTCGCGAAGCTGCTGCGCCTGCCCATCGCGGAGTTCGACACGCGCCGAACCGGCGACCTCGTGTCGCGCGTGGGCAGCGACACCACGATGCTGCGCGCCGCCCTCACCCAGGGTCTCGTCGAGGCGATCGGCGGCACCGTCACCTTCATCGGCGCGCTCATCGCGATGCTCATCATCGACCCCGTGCTGCTCGGCCTCACCGTGCTCGTCATCGCCATCGCGATCACCACGGTCACCCTGCTCTCGGGGCGGGTGCGCGAGGCGTCGCACCAGGCGCAGGAGAAGGTCGGCGACGTCGCCGCCTCCGTCGAGCGGGCCATCAGCGCCGTGCGCACCATCCGGGCGTCGGGCGCCACCGAGCGCGAGATCCGCTCGGTCGACGCGGCCGCCGAGGGCGCGTGGGAGATGGGGGTGCGCGTCGCCAAGGTCTCGGCCCTCATCGTGCCCGTCGCGGGCATCGCCATGCAGGTGTCGTTCCTCGTCGTGCTCGGCGTCGGCGGCTTCCGCGTCGCCTCGGGCGCCATCACCGTCGCCGACCTCGTCGCGTTCATCCTCTTCCTCTTCATGATGATCCTGCCGCTCGGCCAGGCGTTCGGGGCCGTCACCTCGGTGAACCAGGCGCTCGGCGCACTCGGCCGCATCCAGGAGATCCTCGACCTGCCCGACGAGGACGCGCACGACCGCGACCTCGCCCCGCTCGCCGTCATGGTCGGCGACGCGAACAGCGCCGTGCGGCCCGACGCCCCCGCGATCGAGCTCGACGACGTGCACTTCGCGTACGCCGCCACCCGGCAGGACCCGGCCGACCCCGGCAACGACTCCCCCGACGAGCACCTGCCCGAGCCCGACGTGACCGCGCGCCAGCCGGTGCTCCGCGGCGTCTCGTTCCACGTCCCGCGGGGCCAGCGGGTGGCGCTGGTCGGGCCCTCGGGCGCCGGCAAGTCCACGATCCTCGCCCTCATCGAGCGGTTCTACGATCCGAGCGTCGGCGAGGTGCGCATGGGCGGCCTCGACCTGCGCACGCTCGACCGGCACGAGCTTCGGGCGCAGATCGGCTACGTCGAGCAGGATGCCCCGGTGCTGGCCGGATCCCTCCGCGACAACCTCAAGCTCGGCAGCCCCGACGCGACCGACGCCGAGTGCGAGCACGTGCTGCGCGCCGTGAACCTCGGCTCGGTGCTCGACCGCGACCCGGCCGGACTCGACGCGGCGGTCGGCGAGGACGGCATCATGCTCTCGGGCGGCGAGCGCCAGCGCCTCGCCATCGCCCGCGCCCTGCTCGCTGCGCCGCCGATCCTGCTGCTCGACGAGTCCACGTCGTCGCTCGACGGCCTGAACGAGCGCATGATGCGCGAGGCGATCGACGCCGTCTCGGCGGGCCGCACGCTCATCGTGATCGCGCACCGCCTGTCCACGGTGATCGACTCCGACCGCATCGTCGTGCTCGACGGCGGGCACGTGATCGGCGAGGGCACCCACGCGGAGCTCGTCGACGCCGTGCCGCTCTACCGCGACCTCGCGGCGCACCAGCTGCTGGTCTGA
- a CDS encoding ScyD/ScyE family protein encodes MRRSTALATTAILTGVALTAIASPAVAAPNGPKPPSPGETVAQAEHLIGPLTFDVTPDGTLYVGQDFAGLLTKISGGTSEDLATGPGVAAVSTLDGVVTWGEREGDMEQVLASRLMRRGADGTVTSVDVLAWEEENNPDADAEYGFRDLPEECLAQIPPFLLPFVGPHGGAIDTHVYGSLMLKDVTYVADAGANAVLAVDSAGDISTVAVLPPSSFVATEALAASFGLPDCVVGHEFITEPVPTDVELGKDGWLYVTSLPGGPEDASLGANGSVYRVNPTTGEVQLYATGFAGASGLAVAPNGTVFVAELFADRVSVITKRGEVSTFAELTSPAGVEWQRGRLYVSTDVFGDGRVVSIGLR; translated from the coding sequence ATGCGTCGATCCACTGCGCTCGCCACGACCGCGATACTCACGGGGGTGGCGCTCACGGCGATCGCGTCGCCGGCCGTCGCCGCGCCGAACGGGCCGAAGCCGCCGTCGCCCGGCGAGACGGTGGCGCAGGCCGAGCACCTCATCGGGCCGCTCACGTTCGACGTGACGCCCGACGGCACCCTCTACGTCGGCCAGGACTTCGCGGGCCTGCTCACGAAGATCTCCGGCGGGACCTCGGAGGACCTCGCGACGGGTCCCGGCGTCGCGGCCGTCTCGACGCTCGACGGCGTCGTCACGTGGGGCGAGCGCGAGGGCGACATGGAGCAGGTCCTCGCGTCCCGGCTCATGCGGCGTGGGGCAGACGGAACGGTGACCTCGGTCGACGTGCTGGCGTGGGAAGAGGAGAACAATCCCGACGCGGACGCCGAGTACGGGTTCCGCGACCTGCCGGAGGAGTGCCTCGCACAGATCCCGCCGTTCCTGCTGCCGTTCGTCGGGCCGCACGGCGGCGCTATCGACACGCATGTCTATGGTTCCCTCATGCTGAAGGACGTGACGTACGTCGCGGATGCGGGCGCGAACGCCGTGCTCGCCGTCGACTCGGCCGGTGACATCTCGACGGTCGCCGTGCTGCCGCCGTCGAGCTTCGTCGCCACGGAGGCGCTCGCCGCGTCATTCGGCCTGCCCGACTGCGTCGTCGGCCATGAGTTCATCACCGAGCCGGTACCGACGGACGTCGAGCTGGGCAAGGACGGCTGGCTCTACGTCACCTCGTTGCCCGGCGGCCCCGAGGACGCGAGCCTCGGCGCGAACGGCTCGGTGTACCGGGTGAACCCGACGACGGGGGAGGTGCAGCTGTACGCGACCGGATTCGCCGGTGCCAGCGGCCTCGCGGTCGCGCCGAACGGAACGGTCTTCGTCGCCGAGTTGTTCGCCGACCGGGTGTCGGTCATCACGAAGCGCGGCGAGGTCAGCACCTTCGCCGAGCTGACCTCGCCTGCCGGCGTCGAGTGGCAGCGCGGCCGGCTCTACGTCTCGACCGACGTGTTCGGCGACGGGAGGGTCGTCTCGATCGGGCTGCGCTAG